Proteins from a single region of Urocitellus parryii isolate mUroPar1 chromosome 4, mUroPar1.hap1, whole genome shotgun sequence:
- the LOC113187645 gene encoding odorant-binding protein 2b: MKSLFLTIGLLGLLSALQAQDLLTFPSEELDITGTWYPKAFVVNKSLVPDWKGPRKVFPVTVTALEDGSWEAKTTLLIKGRCLEKKVTLQKTEEPGRYSASTDHGKKLVYIEELPESHHCIFYCESQGPGKKFRMGKLMGRSPEENLEALEEFRKFTQRKGLLAETIFTPEQTDTCVPEHD, from the exons ATGAAGTCCCTGTTCCTGACCATCGGGCTGCTGGGCCTGCTGTCTGCCCTGCAGGCCCAGGACCTCCTGACCTTCCCCTCGGAGGAGCTGGAT ATCACAGGGACCTGGTACCCAAAGGCCTTTGTGGTCAACAAGTCCTTGGTACCAGACTGGAAGGGGCCCAGGAAGGTGTTCCCCGTGACGGTGACAGCCCTGGAAGATGGGAGCTGGGAGGCCAAGACCACCCTCCT GATTAAGGGGCGGTGCCTAGAGAAGAAAGTTACTCTGCAGAAAACCGAGGAGCCTGGCAGATACAGCGCCT CCACAGACCACGGCAAGAAGCTCGTGTACATAGAAGAGCTGCCCGAGAGCCACCACTGCATCTTCTACTGTGAAAGCCAGGGCCCGGGGAAGAAGTTCCGCATGGGCAAGCTCATGG GGAGGAGCCCCGAGGAGAACCTGGAGGCCCTGGAAGAATTTAGGAAATTCACACAGCGTAAGGGACTGTTGGCCGAGACCATCTTCACCCCTGAGCAGACGG ACACCTGTGTTCCCGAGCACGACTAG